The following proteins are encoded in a genomic region of Streptomyces collinus Tu 365:
- a CDS encoding Flp family type IVb pilin, whose protein sequence is MSDLWLRMLVAMQRRVNDKGQTAVEYLGIIAVVVAIVLAITGTDIGQTILDKIQAKIQEIT, encoded by the coding sequence GTGAGCGATCTGTGGCTGAGGATGCTGGTTGCCATGCAGCGTCGGGTCAACGACAAGGGCCAGACGGCCGTCGAGTATCTGGGCATCATCGCTGTGGTGGTGGCGATCGTGCTGGCGATCACGGGTACGGACATCGGTCAGACGATCCTCGACAAGATCCAGGCGAAGATCCAAGAGATCACCTGA
- a CDS encoding pilus assembly protein TadG-related protein, with amino-acid sequence MIPSRRFGDAGQAFPIYITVVAGLLFLAFAYLAVGQAAVNRSGAQTAADAAALAAAQKTRDRLADQWLADLLDPTKWQDIFEGKDSGDDCARAAQLATENDADLRSCKPGPLQYEVTVRTNKSVGDSVVPGTESIQSTESAKAVIEPLCEPPSEDAGKGALPQLICKDRNWDLNPDDRASLPGPDDLFDVHLATNDEG; translated from the coding sequence CTGATTCCTAGCCGTCGGTTCGGCGACGCAGGGCAGGCCTTCCCCATCTACATCACGGTGGTGGCGGGTCTGCTCTTTCTTGCGTTCGCCTACCTGGCTGTCGGGCAGGCCGCGGTGAATCGGAGTGGAGCGCAGACGGCAGCGGACGCGGCGGCGCTCGCGGCGGCCCAGAAAACGCGGGACCGGCTCGCTGACCAGTGGCTCGCCGACCTGCTCGACCCCACCAAGTGGCAGGACATCTTCGAGGGCAAGGACAGCGGCGACGACTGTGCCCGGGCGGCGCAACTGGCCACGGAGAACGACGCGGATCTGCGGTCCTGCAAGCCTGGTCCACTGCAGTACGAGGTGACAGTCCGGACCAACAAGTCAGTCGGTGACTCAGTCGTGCCGGGGACGGAAAGCATCCAGTCCACCGAGTCCGCAAAAGCCGTGATCGAGCCGCTGTGCGAGCCCCCGAGCGAAGACGCCGGGAAAGGCGCGCTGCCCCAACTCATCTGCAAGGACAGGAACTGGGACCTGAACCCGGACGACAGAGCCAGTCTGCCGGGCCCGGATGACCTTTTCGACGTCCACTTGGCCACGAACGACGAAGGATGA
- a CDS encoding OmpA family protein: MTTTPRLTLTLATATLLVLTNLSLARADGGPSEPPGTEPSATAPVKIDPTDPDLKLPEGATLAQPKVLDIKSVVEDQSGDERREDTNADVTFALQAEVLFGKDSAKLGAEAKARIATIAEEIKKQNATQVRVFGFTDNLGSSAHGDVLSRQRANAVQAVLDQDLNDPDVTFEVRGYGEQYPIADNSTEEGRKKNRRVEVSFPRTGQ, from the coding sequence GTGACCACCACTCCCCGTCTCACCCTCACCCTCGCCACCGCGACCCTCCTCGTCCTCACCAACCTCTCGCTCGCCCGGGCCGACGGCGGACCCAGTGAGCCCCCGGGCACGGAGCCCTCCGCCACCGCGCCCGTGAAGATCGACCCCACCGACCCCGACCTCAAGCTGCCCGAGGGCGCCACCCTCGCGCAGCCCAAGGTGCTGGACATCAAGTCGGTCGTGGAGGACCAGAGCGGGGACGAGCGCCGGGAGGACACCAACGCGGACGTGACCTTCGCCCTCCAGGCCGAGGTGCTGTTCGGCAAGGACAGCGCCAAGCTCGGCGCCGAGGCGAAGGCGCGCATCGCGACGATCGCCGAGGAGATCAAGAAGCAGAACGCGACCCAGGTCCGCGTCTTCGGCTTCACCGACAACCTCGGCTCCTCCGCCCACGGCGACGTCCTGTCCAGGCAGCGCGCCAACGCCGTCCAGGCCGTCCTCGACCAGGACCTGAACGACCCCGACGTCACCTTCGAGGTACGGGGCTACGGCGAGCAGTACCCGATCGCCGACAACTCGACGGAAGAGGGCCGGAAGAAGAACCGACGGGTGGAGGTCAGCTTCCCGCGCACCGGTCAGTGA
- a CDS encoding DUF192 domain-containing protein, translating into MARWRDGHGSLLIHPDDGGAPLTVPLEIAASYRARTRGLLGRDEVEGALLLSPAGSVHTFGMRIPVDVAYLDRRLTVIAVRTMPPGRLGLPRLRSRHVLEATAGAMAGWGMRAGVRVTVEPG; encoded by the coding sequence ATGGCGCGATGGCGGGACGGTCACGGGAGTCTGCTGATCCATCCGGACGACGGCGGGGCCCCGCTCACCGTGCCCCTGGAGATCGCGGCCTCCTACCGGGCGCGCACCCGGGGCCTGTTGGGCCGCGACGAGGTCGAGGGGGCGCTGCTGCTCTCCCCCGCGGGCAGCGTGCACACCTTCGGCATGCGCATCCCCGTCGACGTGGCCTACCTCGACCGCCGGCTGACCGTCATCGCCGTGCGCACGATGCCGCCCGGCCGCCTGGGCCTGCCCCGGCTCCGCTCCCGCCACGTGCTGGAGGCGACCGCCGGGGCGATGGCGGGATGGGGGATGCGGGCGGGGGTCCGGGTGACGGTGGAGCCGGGCTGA
- a CDS encoding GNAT family N-acetyltransferase produces the protein MSDERPDVGLRVVTEDDLPVFLGQEHDPEAVRRSRFAPRPREAFLRHWRERVLGDPDCLVRTVVADGRTAGHVVSWTQGERRFVGYWLGRPYWGRGVGGRALGLFLELDRVRPLYADPFAGNTASVRLLEKHGFERAGTVGHGADEHVLLVLAGSEAGPVSP, from the coding sequence ATGAGCGACGAGCGCCCCGACGTCGGCCTGCGGGTCGTCACGGAAGACGACCTGCCCGTCTTCCTCGGCCAGGAGCACGACCCCGAGGCGGTCCGGCGGTCGCGGTTCGCGCCCCGGCCGCGGGAGGCGTTCCTGCGGCACTGGCGGGAGCGGGTGCTCGGCGATCCCGACTGCCTGGTGCGGACCGTCGTCGCGGACGGGCGGACGGCCGGGCACGTCGTCTCGTGGACGCAGGGCGAGCGGCGGTTCGTCGGCTACTGGCTGGGGCGGCCGTACTGGGGCCGGGGCGTCGGCGGCCGGGCGCTCGGCCTCTTCCTGGAGCTGGACCGGGTACGGCCGCTGTACGCCGACCCGTTCGCCGGCAACACGGCCTCCGTGCGCCTGCTGGAGAAGCACGGCTTCGAGCGGGCGGGCACGGTCGGGCACGGCGCGGACGAGCACGTCCTGCTCGTCCTCGCGGGCTCCGAGGCCGGACCGGTCAGTCCGTAG
- a CDS encoding DinB family protein: MTTPAADGAAGDTPDEKHILHTSLDRHRDAVLWKLEGLDDEQLRRPMTPSGTTLLGLVKHLGSVEYGWFVETFGREAEPLWFDPYQGEDTRIAPGESTERILAFYGRARAAADRTITELPLDARGRPAWQDRSVSLRWTLVHMIEETARHTGHMDILRELIDGATGDHRPAVDQVTDRATD; this comes from the coding sequence ATGACGACCCCTGCCGCCGACGGCGCCGCTGGTGACACCCCTGACGAGAAGCACATCCTGCACACGAGTCTGGACCGGCACCGGGACGCCGTGCTCTGGAAGCTGGAGGGACTCGACGACGAGCAGCTGCGCCGGCCGATGACGCCGAGCGGCACCACCCTGCTCGGCCTGGTCAAGCACCTGGGCTCGGTCGAGTACGGCTGGTTCGTGGAGACCTTCGGACGCGAGGCGGAACCCCTGTGGTTCGACCCGTACCAGGGCGAGGACACGCGGATCGCCCCCGGCGAGAGCACGGAGCGGATCCTCGCCTTCTACGGCCGCGCCCGCGCCGCCGCCGACCGCACGATCACCGAACTGCCCCTGGACGCGCGGGGCCGGCCGGCCTGGCAGGACCGTTCCGTGTCGCTGCGCTGGACGCTGGTCCACATGATCGAGGAGACCGCGCGGCACACCGGCCACATGGACATCCTGCGCGAGCTGATCGACGGCGCGACCGGCGACCACCGTCCGGCCGTGGACCAGGTCACGGACCGGGCTACGGACTGA
- a CDS encoding class I SAM-dependent methyltransferase — translation MAEQRSFTDLVAEGAAVPTEGWDFSWFEGRATEARPSWGYARSAGERLARAEAALDVQTGGGEVLDFALGRAEPDRPALVAATEGWPPNVAKATALLRPRGVVVVAATDDEPLPFADAAFDLVLSRHPVRPHWDEIARVLRPGGTYFAQHVGPASVFELVEFFLGPQPAQVRGARDPEDERAAAQAAGLRVVDLRAERLRMEFRDIAAVVHFLRKVVWMVPGFTVEAYAPRLRALHERIEREGPFVAHSARHLLDVRKPTR, via the coding sequence ATGGCAGAGCAGCGTTCCTTCACGGACCTCGTCGCCGAGGGGGCCGCGGTGCCCACCGAGGGATGGGACTTCTCCTGGTTCGAGGGGCGGGCCACCGAGGCGCGGCCGTCGTGGGGGTACGCCCGGTCGGCGGGGGAGCGGCTGGCCCGCGCCGAGGCCGCGCTCGACGTCCAGACCGGGGGCGGCGAGGTGCTGGACTTCGCCCTGGGCCGGGCCGAGCCGGACCGGCCGGCGCTGGTCGCGGCCACGGAGGGCTGGCCGCCGAACGTGGCGAAGGCCACCGCCCTGCTGCGGCCGCGCGGTGTGGTGGTCGTCGCCGCGACCGACGACGAACCGCTGCCGTTCGCCGACGCGGCCTTCGACCTGGTCCTCAGCCGGCACCCGGTGCGCCCCCACTGGGACGAGATCGCCCGGGTGCTGCGGCCCGGCGGCACCTACTTCGCCCAGCACGTCGGGCCCGCCAGTGTGTTCGAGCTGGTCGAGTTCTTCCTGGGACCCCAGCCCGCGCAGGTGCGTGGCGCCCGCGACCCGGAGGACGAGCGGGCCGCGGCTCAGGCGGCCGGTCTGCGGGTGGTGGACCTGAGGGCGGAGCGGCTGCGGATGGAGTTCCGCGACATCGCCGCCGTCGTGCACTTCCTGCGCAAGGTGGTCTGGATGGTCCCCGGATTCACGGTTGAGGCGTACGCGCCGCGGCTGCGCGCGCTGCACGAGCGGATCGAGCGGGAGGGCCCCTTCGTGGCGCACAGCGCCCGGCATCTCCTCGACGTCCGGAAACCGACCCGCTGA
- a CDS encoding isoprenyl transferase has protein sequence MNLRDKLRGLLVRLYARRVEGHLDHAQVPKHIGVIMDGNRRWAKAAGSTTVHGHRAGAEKIEEFLGWCSETDVEVVTLWLLSTDNFDRPQEELGPLLGIIEDVVRTLAADGRWRVHHVGTPDLLPAGMQRTLKEAEEATAHVDGIMVNVAIGYGGRQEIADAVRSMLLDARDKGVSLDDLADSVDVDMIGRHLYTGAQPDPDLVIRTSGEQRLSGFMLWQTAHSEYYFCEVFWPAFRKVDFLRALRDYAARHRRYGG, from the coding sequence GTGAACCTGCGCGACAAGCTGCGCGGCCTGCTCGTCAGGCTCTACGCACGCCGGGTGGAAGGTCACCTGGACCACGCTCAGGTGCCCAAGCACATCGGCGTGATCATGGACGGCAACCGCCGCTGGGCCAAGGCCGCCGGCTCCACCACGGTCCACGGCCACCGGGCCGGCGCCGAGAAGATCGAGGAGTTCCTCGGCTGGTGCAGCGAGACCGACGTCGAGGTCGTCACCCTGTGGCTGCTGTCCACCGACAACTTCGACCGCCCGCAGGAGGAACTGGGCCCCCTGCTCGGCATCATCGAGGACGTCGTACGCACCCTCGCCGCCGACGGCCGCTGGCGGGTGCACCACGTCGGCACCCCCGACCTGCTGCCCGCGGGGATGCAGCGCACCCTCAAGGAGGCCGAGGAGGCCACCGCCCACGTCGACGGAATAATGGTCAACGTGGCCATCGGCTACGGCGGCCGCCAGGAGATCGCCGACGCCGTGCGCTCCATGCTCCTGGACGCCCGGGACAAGGGCGTCTCCCTGGACGACCTCGCCGACTCCGTCGACGTCGACATGATCGGCCGTCACCTCTACACCGGCGCCCAGCCCGACCCGGACCTGGTCATCCGCACCAGCGGCGAGCAGCGGCTGTCCGGATTCATGCTCTGGCAGACGGCCCACTCCGAGTACTACTTCTGCGAGGTCTTCTGGCCGGCCTTCCGCAAGGTGGACTTCCTGCGCGCGCTGCGCGACTACGCCGCCCGCCACCGCCGTTACGGCGGCTGA
- a CDS encoding PhoH family protein — MVTSAKRRMPDRRTYVLDTSVLLADPNALTRFDEHEVVLPIVVVTELEAKRHHPELGYFARQALRLLDDYRVRNGRLDAPIPIGELGGTVRVELNHSDPSVLPSGYRLGDNDSRILAVARNLQAEGFDVTVVSKDLPLRIKASSVGLLAEEYRAELAITENSGWTGMSELTLPGEQVDILFEEGRVHVPEASDLPVHTGLTIQSERGKALGRVTADGSVRLVRGDREAFGIKGRSAEQRIALDLLLDPDVGIVSMGGRAGTGKSALALCAGLEAVLERRQHQKVMVFRPLYAVGGQELGYLPGSEAEKMSPWAQAVFDTLSAVTSREVIEEVTARGMLEVLPLTHIRGRSLHDAFVIVDEAQSLERNVLLTVLSRIGANSRVVLTHDVAQRDNLRVGRYDGVVAVVEKLKGHPLFAHVTLTRSERSQIAALVTEMLEDGHI; from the coding sequence GTGGTGACCAGCGCAAAGCGCCGCATGCCAGACCGGCGCACCTATGTTCTCGACACCAGCGTCCTGCTGGCCGACCCGAACGCCCTGACCCGCTTCGACGAGCACGAGGTCGTGCTCCCCATCGTCGTGGTCACGGAACTGGAGGCCAAGCGGCACCATCCCGAACTCGGCTACTTCGCCCGCCAGGCCCTGCGCCTGCTGGACGACTACCGGGTGCGGAACGGCCGCCTCGACGCCCCCATCCCGATCGGGGAGCTGGGCGGGACCGTCCGGGTCGAGCTCAACCACTCGGACCCCAGCGTGCTGCCCAGCGGCTACCGCCTGGGGGACAACGACTCCCGCATCCTCGCGGTGGCCCGCAACCTGCAGGCGGAGGGGTTCGACGTCACCGTCGTCTCGAAGGACCTGCCCCTGCGGATCAAGGCGTCCTCCGTCGGCCTGCTGGCCGAGGAGTACCGCGCCGAACTCGCCATCACGGAGAACTCCGGCTGGACCGGAATGTCCGAACTGACGCTCCCCGGCGAGCAGGTGGACATCCTCTTCGAAGAGGGGCGCGTGCACGTCCCGGAGGCCTCGGACCTCCCCGTGCACACCGGCCTGACCATCCAGTCCGAACGCGGCAAGGCGCTCGGCCGGGTCACCGCCGACGGCAGCGTCCGCCTGGTGCGCGGCGACCGGGAGGCGTTCGGCATCAAGGGCCGCAGCGCCGAGCAGCGCATCGCGCTCGACCTGCTGCTCGACCCGGACGTCGGCATCGTCTCGATGGGCGGCCGGGCCGGCACCGGCAAGTCGGCGCTCGCGCTCTGCGCGGGCCTGGAGGCGGTCCTGGAGCGCCGCCAGCACCAGAAGGTGATGGTCTTCCGGCCGCTGTACGCGGTGGGCGGGCAGGAACTGGGCTATCTGCCGGGTTCCGAGGCGGAGAAGATGAGCCCCTGGGCGCAGGCCGTCTTCGACACGCTGTCCGCGGTCACCAGCCGCGAGGTCATCGAGGAGGTCACCGCGCGCGGCATGCTGGAGGTCCTGCCGCTGACCCACATCCGGGGCCGCTCCCTGCACGACGCGTTCGTCATCGTCGACGAGGCCCAGTCGCTGGAACGCAACGTCCTGCTGACCGTTCTGTCCCGGATCGGGGCGAACTCCCGTGTCGTCCTCACCCATGACGTGGCACAGCGGGACAATCTGCGGGTGGGGCGCTACGACGGGGTGGTCGCGGTCGTGGAGAAGCTGAAGGGGCACCCCCTCTTCGCGCACGTCACGCTGACGCGTTCCGAGAGGTCCCAGATTGCGGCGCTTGTGACCGAAATGCTGGAGGACGGACACATCTGA
- a CDS encoding transglycosylase SLT domain-containing protein: MSRISVRGLAVASATAVTAVGSVVGVASGSTAQPNDAEATAADTTLLADIPVGEQAQVQTASLTQQADAQAIAADASAKKDAEAAARKAAAETAIAKKEAAQKAAKEAKERAAAKATATTRSTRDTSSFPVQGSYTVAQIQAMASQMVGAGQFQCFSNIVDHESSWNYRAVNASSGAYGLFQALPGSKMSSVGADWQTNPATQIKWGLNYMNSRYGSPCQAWSFWQANHWY; this comes from the coding sequence GTGAGCCGGATTTCGGTCCGGGGACTGGCAGTGGCCTCGGCCACCGCGGTCACCGCTGTCGGAAGCGTCGTCGGTGTTGCCTCGGGCAGCACCGCGCAGCCCAACGACGCCGAGGCGACGGCAGCCGACACCACGCTCCTCGCGGACATACCCGTAGGTGAGCAGGCGCAGGTCCAGACCGCGTCCCTGACGCAGCAGGCCGACGCGCAGGCCATCGCCGCGGACGCGAGCGCCAAGAAGGATGCCGAGGCCGCCGCCCGCAAGGCAGCCGCCGAAACCGCCATCGCCAAGAAGGAGGCCGCACAGAAGGCCGCCAAGGAGGCGAAGGAGCGCGCCGCGGCGAAGGCCACGGCAACCACCCGCTCCACCCGTGACACCTCCAGCTTCCCCGTGCAGGGCAGCTACACCGTCGCGCAGATCCAGGCGATGGCCAGCCAGATGGTGGGCGCCGGCCAGTTCCAGTGCTTCAGCAACATCGTGGACCACGAGTCCAGCTGGAACTACCGTGCCGTCAACGCCTCCTCCGGCGCCTACGGACTCTTCCAGGCCCTGCCGGGCTCCAAGATGTCCTCCGTCGGTGCCGACTGGCAGACCAACCCGGCCACGCAGATCAAGTGGGGCCTCAACTACATGAACAGCCGGTACGGCAGCCCTTGCCAGGCCTGGTCGTTCTGGCAGGCCAACCACTGGTACTAG
- a CDS encoding AI-2E family transporter, with protein MSRVPGWLGRLGAGLTEMSERLDERRAEVDQDEGPAPAPARRTADPVVPAPRPAAPAGPRPDPAQAVPWGVRVAAEAGWRLLVLAGTVWVLMRVISAVQLVVFAFVIALLVTALLQPTVARLTRRGVPRGPATALTAILGFVVIGLMGWFVTWQVMENIDTLSNQIQNGIDDLRNWLLKSPFHVTDKQINQIAKNLREAIGANTDQITSAGLEGVQVVVEALTGILLVFFSTLFLLYDGERIWQWFLKLVPSAARPGVAGAGPRAWRTLTAYVRGTVLVALIDAVFIGIGIYFLDVPMAVPLAVFIFLFSFIPLVGAVASGALAVIVALVTQGVFTAVMTLVVVLAVQQIEGHVLQPFILGRAVRVHPLAVVLTVAAGGMVAGIGGAVVAVPLVAVTNTVVGYLRQYSLEAQQPQSPPEPADEVVPVAVAEENAQDPAHEV; from the coding sequence ATGTCGCGAGTGCCAGGGTGGCTCGGCCGGCTCGGTGCCGGTCTGACGGAGATGAGCGAGCGCCTTGACGAGCGCCGCGCCGAGGTGGACCAGGACGAGGGGCCGGCACCGGCCCCCGCCCGCCGGACCGCCGATCCGGTGGTGCCCGCACCCCGGCCGGCCGCGCCGGCCGGCCCCCGCCCCGACCCCGCCCAGGCGGTGCCCTGGGGTGTGCGGGTCGCCGCCGAGGCCGGCTGGCGGCTGCTGGTCCTGGCCGGCACCGTGTGGGTCCTCATGCGGGTCATCAGCGCCGTGCAGCTGGTGGTCTTCGCCTTCGTCATCGCCCTGCTGGTCACCGCGCTGCTCCAGCCGACGGTCGCCCGGCTCACCCGGCGCGGGGTGCCGCGCGGTCCGGCCACCGCGCTGACCGCCATCCTCGGCTTCGTCGTCATCGGCCTGATGGGCTGGTTCGTGACCTGGCAGGTCATGGAGAACATCGACACGCTCTCCAACCAGATCCAGAACGGCATCGACGACCTGCGCAACTGGCTGCTGAAGAGCCCCTTCCACGTCACCGACAAGCAGATCAACCAGATCGCCAAGAACCTGCGCGAGGCCATCGGCGCCAACACCGACCAGATAACGTCGGCGGGTCTCGAGGGAGTCCAGGTCGTCGTCGAGGCGCTGACCGGCATCCTGCTGGTGTTCTTCTCGACGCTGTTCCTGCTCTACGACGGCGAGCGCATCTGGCAGTGGTTCCTGAAGCTGGTGCCCTCGGCGGCCCGGCCGGGCGTGGCCGGGGCGGGCCCGCGCGCCTGGCGGACCCTGACGGCCTACGTCCGGGGCACGGTCCTGGTCGCCCTGATCGACGCCGTCTTCATCGGCATCGGCATCTACTTCCTCGACGTGCCGATGGCCGTCCCGCTGGCCGTCTTCATCTTCCTGTTCTCCTTCATCCCCCTGGTCGGCGCGGTCGCCTCCGGTGCGCTGGCGGTGATCGTGGCGCTGGTGACCCAGGGTGTCTTCACGGCCGTGATGACGCTCGTCGTGGTCCTCGCCGTCCAGCAGATCGAGGGCCATGTGCTGCAGCCGTTCATCCTCGGCCGCGCGGTCCGCGTCCACCCGCTGGCCGTGGTCCTCACGGTGGCGGCCGGCGGCATGGTGGCCGGCATCGGCGGCGCGGTGGTGGCGGTACCGCTGGTGGCGGTGACGAACACGGTGGTGGGCTATCTGCGGCAGTACTCGCTGGAGGCCCAGCAGCCGCAGTCACCGCCCGAGCCGGCCGACGAGGTGGTCCCCGTCGCCGTCGCGGAGGAGAACGCGCAGGACCCCGCCCACGAGGTGTGA
- a CDS encoding alkyl hydroperoxide reductase: MSLDSLKSLVPDYAKDLKLNLGSVIGNSDLPAQQLWGTVLATAIASRSPIVLRELEPEAKANLSPEAYTAAKAAAAVMAMNNVFYRTRHLLSDHEYGTLRAGLRMNVIGNPGVEKVDFELWSFAVSAINGCGMCLDSHEQVLRKAGVEREVVQEAFKIASVVQAVGVTLDAEAVLAE, encoded by the coding sequence ATGTCGCTCGACTCGCTGAAGTCCCTCGTCCCGGACTACGCCAAGGACCTGAAGCTCAACCTGGGCTCGGTCATCGGCAACTCCGACCTGCCGGCGCAGCAGCTGTGGGGCACGGTGCTGGCGACCGCCATCGCCTCCCGCTCCCCGATCGTGCTGCGTGAGCTGGAGCCGGAGGCCAAGGCGAACCTGTCGCCCGAGGCCTACACCGCCGCCAAGGCCGCGGCCGCCGTCATGGCGATGAACAACGTCTTCTACCGCACCCGCCACCTGCTGTCGGACCATGAGTACGGCACCCTGCGCGCGGGCCTGCGGATGAACGTCATCGGCAACCCCGGTGTCGAGAAGGTCGACTTCGAGCTGTGGTCCTTCGCGGTCTCCGCGATCAACGGCTGCGGCATGTGCCTCGACTCGCACGAGCAGGTGCTGCGCAAGGCCGGCGTCGAGCGCGAGGTGGTCCAGGAGGCGTTCAAGATCGCTTCCGTGGTCCAGGCGGTCGGCGTCACCCTGGACGCCGAGGCCGTCCTCGCCGAGTAG
- a CDS encoding peroxiredoxin — MLTVGDKFPEFELTACVSLEKGKEFETINHKTYEGKWKIVFAWPKDFTFVCPTEIAAFGKLNDEFADRDAQVLGFSGDSEFVHHAWRKDHDDLRDLPFPMMADSKHELMRDLGIEGEDGFAKRAVFIVDQNNEIQFTMVTAGSVGRNPKEVLRVLDALQTDELCPCNWSKGDETLDPVALLAGE; from the coding sequence GTGCTCACTGTCGGTGACAAGTTCCCCGAGTTCGAACTGACCGCCTGCGTCTCGCTGGAGAAGGGCAAGGAGTTCGAGACGATCAACCACAAGACCTACGAGGGCAAGTGGAAGATCGTGTTCGCCTGGCCCAAGGACTTCACCTTCGTGTGCCCGACCGAGATCGCCGCGTTCGGCAAGCTGAACGACGAGTTCGCCGACCGCGACGCCCAGGTCCTCGGCTTCTCCGGTGACTCCGAGTTCGTCCACCACGCCTGGCGCAAGGACCACGACGACCTGCGTGACCTGCCCTTCCCGATGATGGCCGACTCCAAGCACGAGCTGATGCGCGACCTGGGCATCGAGGGCGAGGACGGCTTCGCCAAGCGCGCCGTCTTCATCGTCGACCAGAACAACGAGATCCAGTTCACCATGGTGACCGCCGGCTCCGTCGGCCGTAACCCCAAGGAGGTCCTGCGGGTCCTGGACGCCCTGCAGACCGACGAGCTCTGCCCGTGCAACTGGAGCAAGGGCGACGAGACCCTCGACCCGGTCGCGCTGCTGGCCGGTGAGTGA
- a CDS encoding LysR substrate-binding domain-containing protein: protein MSSAKRRQPSLAQLRAFAAVAEHLHFRDAAAAIGMSQPALSGAVSALEETLGVTLLERTTRKVLLSPAGERLAVRAKAVLDEVGALLEEAEAVRAPFTGALRLGVIPTVAPYLLPTVLRLVHERYPHLDLQVHEEQTASLVEGLNSGRLDLLLLAVPLGVPGVTELPLFDEDFVLVTPLDHWLGGREGIPREALKELNLLLLDEGHCLRDQALDICREAGREDAPVTTTAAGLSTLVQLVAGGLGCTLLPRTAVKVETTRSSQLLTGYFAEPAPSRRIALAMRTGAARGAEYGQLAEALREAMRPLPVRLLGTGA, encoded by the coding sequence ATCAGTAGCGCAAAGCGGAGGCAGCCGAGCCTCGCGCAGCTGCGCGCCTTCGCCGCCGTGGCCGAGCACCTGCACTTCCGGGACGCGGCCGCCGCGATCGGCATGAGCCAGCCCGCGCTCTCCGGCGCGGTCTCCGCGCTGGAGGAGACCCTGGGTGTGACCCTCCTCGAGCGTACGACGCGCAAGGTACTGCTCTCGCCCGCCGGCGAGCGGCTCGCGGTGCGGGCCAAGGCCGTGCTGGACGAGGTCGGGGCGCTGCTGGAGGAGGCCGAGGCGGTCCGCGCGCCGTTCACCGGTGCGCTGCGGCTCGGGGTGATCCCGACCGTCGCGCCCTACCTGCTGCCCACCGTGCTGCGGCTGGTGCACGAACGCTATCCGCACCTCGACCTCCAGGTGCACGAGGAGCAGACCGCGAGCCTCGTCGAGGGCCTGAACTCCGGCCGCCTCGACCTGCTGCTGCTCGCCGTCCCGCTCGGTGTCCCCGGTGTCACCGAACTCCCGCTTTTTGACGAGGACTTCGTGCTCGTCACCCCGCTGGACCACTGGCTCGGCGGCCGTGAGGGCATCCCGCGCGAAGCCCTGAAGGAGCTGAACCTGCTGCTCCTGGACGAGGGTCACTGCCTGCGCGACCAGGCGCTGGACATCTGCCGCGAGGCCGGGCGGGAGGACGCCCCGGTCACCACCACCGCCGCCGGGCTCTCCACCCTGGTGCAGCTGGTGGCGGGCGGCCTCGGCTGCACCCTGCTCCCGCGCACCGCCGTCAAGGTGGAGACCACCCGCAGCAGCCAGCTGCTCACCGGGTACTTCGCCGAACCCGCCCCGAGCCGCCGGATCGCCCTCGCCATGCGCACCGGCGCCGCCCGCGGCGCGGAGTACGGGCAGCTCGCCGAGGCGCTGCGCGAGGCCATGCGCCCGCTGCCGGTCCGGCTCCTCGGCACCGGCGCCTGA